Proteins encoded by one window of Chanos chanos chromosome 7, fChaCha1.1, whole genome shotgun sequence:
- the LOC115816744 gene encoding C-type mannose receptor 2, whose protein sequence is MEIPSISVFLWLFLTLSAAGLEEVSAESCTSGWTQHGSRCFKFISTQKTWASAERSCLDAGGNLASVHSYDEQIFIQDLILSATHGFPRTWIGGYDAPQDTVWFWSDGTKVDFKFWAYEKPDGPRDNCMVTNSAGALKWDNDYCTSLRPYMCARELHEPLKPREHLLFLVGAYRGAVNRTNELHDKEPLSDLDTAAVAPNVTILNTQHSWLCPYGWEEYESVCYAFINIKESWSEAEQRCKQVGGHLASVHSNEQYNFLRQLVWTQASENVRTWIGGTDAFKEGSWTWTDGTIWNYNNWASGQPNNLDGKQHCLDMNFGEKWNDENCEVTLPFICRKPVY, encoded by the exons ATGGAGATTCCGAGcatctctgtgttcctctggcTTTTTCTGACTCTCAGtgctgcag GCCTCGAAGAGGTGAGTGCTGAGAGCTGTACTAGTGGCTGGACCCAACATGGATCACGCTGCTTCAAATTCATCTCGACCCAGAAAACATGGGCTAGTGCTGAG agaTCCTGTTTGGATGCTGGGGGGAACCTTGCCTCTGTGCATAGCTATGATGAGCAAATATTCATACAGGATTTGATCCTCTCAGCAACTCACGGTTTCCCCCGTACCTGGATTGGAGGGTATGACGCTCCACAG GACACAGTATGGTTCTGGAGCGATGGGACTAAAGTGGACTTTAAGTTTTGGGCTTATGAGAAACCAGACGGTCCCCGGGACAACTGTATGGTGACTAATTCTGCAG GTGCATTGAAGTGGGATAATGATTACTGTACGAGCCTTCGACCATACATGTGTGCCAGAGAGCTCCATGAGCCGCTGAAGCCGCGTGAACACCTGCTTT TCCTCGTTGGAGCCTACCGTGGGGCTGTGAACAGAACTAATGAACTTCACGATAAGG AACCCCTGTCCGATTTAGATACAGCCGCAGTTGCCCCGA ATGTAACTATACTGAACACCCAGCATTCTTGGCTCTGTCCGTATGGCTGGGAGGAATATGAATCTGTATGCTATGCCTTTATCAACATCAAGGAATCCTGGAGTGAAGCAGAG CAAAGGTGCAAGCAAGTTGGTGGACACCTCGCCTCTGTGCACAGCAATGAACAATATAATTTCCTTAGGCAGTTAGTCTGGACCCAAGCCTCTGAAAACGTTCGTACTTGGATTGGCGGTACAGATGCTTTTAAA GAGGGCAGCTGGACATGGACTGATGGAACCATATGGAACTACAATAACTGGGCAAGTGGCCAGCCCAACAACCTTGATGGAAAACAGCACTGCCTGGACATGAACTTTGGGG aAAAGTGGAATGATGAAAACTGTGAAGTCACACTTCCCTTTATTTGTCGAAAGCCAGTCTactaa